A genomic window from Salvia miltiorrhiza cultivar Shanhuang (shh) chromosome 5, IMPLAD_Smil_shh, whole genome shotgun sequence includes:
- the LOC130985252 gene encoding phospho-N-acetylmuramoyl-pentapeptide-transferase homolog isoform X2 has translation MRGSFPLVFNLSTALKRHLRLRECDCDVRSAIVVHALGRRVRPSRPKEQLFGDFKAAVWGVMQLQSHAVCASNSRNLSHVGFLAGCCCLRLPPSRVSSESASGYVEHKLFESRVPSHGFRAPRRALRVCAMDDDFGASFGDWGNDDRPVEYMYSSSEGDDSDGDLFLQPITDVDLPTSKERLLPSDDSITVTAHRLATLGNTRRRRKTVYGIWNNVGLMSFSTFLLLLVDQCAWRIVRLPLAPFYLMRPFLISAILVSCVGYICVPLFRMLNLRSRVRKGAPAQHSLKKGTPSMGGLYFVPIGLLVAEVVLKFSSVEVSAAAAVTIAFAAIGLLDDFLSISNKSDGLSGWIRILLEAATGMWFSYWLWTTDISTPYNMKTVVPLPGPLGLVCLGKFYPVLSSFCFVSMANGVNLTDGLDGLAAGTAALAFIGMSIVVLPICSVVATCHPYQIFQYLEHRWLEHVLVFFSKTSTRHLYSWATQELWLWVGLLLQWLLALECSSRCSFHQGYTLWKHFQLSYRYPSSRRPNIFCKGDSEFFEWRPFITTSSYVELESQ, from the exons atgcgtGGATCATTTCCGCTTGTGTTTAACCTGTCCACTGCGCTGAAGAGGCACCTGCGACTCCGCGAGTGCGACTGCGATGTGCGATCTGCAATCGTCGTTCACGCGCTCGGTAGGCGCGTCCGACCCTCTCGCCCTAAAGAGCAGCTCTTCGGAGATTTCAAAGCTGCG GTGTGGGGAGTCATGCAATTGCAATCTCATGCTGTATGCGCCTCAAACAGTAGGAATCTCAGTCATGTAGGGTTTCTCGCGGGTTGCTGTTGTCTGAGACTCCCGCCGTCGCGCGTGTCGTCTGAGAGCGCCTCCGGTTATGTCGAGCACAAG TTGTTTGAATCACGGGTTCCAAGTCATGGCTTTCGCGCGCCGCGTCGAGCTCTTCGAGTTTGCGCCATGGATGAT GATTTTGGTGCTTCATTTGGTGATTGGGGAAATGATGATAGACCTGTTGAATATATGTATTCATCAAGCGAAGGTGATGACAGCGACGGGGATCTTTTTTTGCAACCGATAACTGATGTTGATCTTCCCACCTCAAAAGAGCGGTTGCTGCCGTCTGATGACTCCATAACTGTGACTGCGCATAGGCTTGCAACGCTTGGCAACACGAGAAGGAGAAGAAA GACCGTTTAtggaatttggaacaatgttggACTTATGTCGTTCTCAACTTTCCTTCTTTTGCTTGTGGATCAGTGTGCGTGGCGGATTGTTAGATTGCCTCTCGCACCATTCTACTTGATGCGGCCTTTCCTGATATCTGCAATTTTAGTATCTTGTGTTGGCTATATCTGTGTCCCATTGTTCCGCATGTTGAACTTACGGTCCAGAGTTAGGAAAGGGGCACCTGCTCAACACTCTTTAAAGAAAGGAACCCCTTCAATGGGTGGATTGTATTTTGTACCGATTGGCCTACTTGTTGCTGAAGTTGTACTTAAATTTTCATCAGTTGAAGTttctgcagcagcagcagtaaCTATAGCATTCGCTGCAATTGGTCTATTAGATGATTTTTTGAGCATCAGCAATAAAAGTGATGGCTTATCTGGTTGGATTAGAATTTTGTTGGAG GCGGCTACTGGAATGTGGTTCTCCTATTGGTTGTGGACAACAGACATATCAACACCCTACAACAT GAAAACGGTTGTTCCTCTACCTGGACCTTTGGGCCTTgtttgccttgggaaattctATCCAGTCTTGAGTTCATTCTGTTTCGTTTCCATGGCAAATGGTGTTAATTTGACTGATGGACTTGATGGGCTGGCTGCGGGGACTGCTGCATTAGCATTCATTGGGATGTCAATTGTGGTTCTTCCTATATGTTCTG TGGTTGCCACTTGCCACCCATATCAGATCTTTCAGTATTTGGAGCATCGATGGCTGGAGCATGTGTTGGTTTTCTTTTCCAAAACCAGCACAAGGCATCTATATTCATGGGCGACACAGGAGCTTTGGCTTTGGGTGGGGCTCTTGCTGCAATGGCTTCTTGCACTGGAATGTTCTTCCCGTTGTTCATTTCATCAGGGATATACGTTGTGGAAGCACTTTCAGTTATCATACAG GTATCCTTCTTCAAGGCGACCAAATATTTTCTGCAAAGGGGATTCAGAATTTTTCGAATGGCGCCCTTTCATCACCACCTCGAGTTATGTGGAGTTAGAGAGCCAGTAG
- the LOC130985252 gene encoding phospho-N-acetylmuramoyl-pentapeptide-transferase homolog isoform X1: MRGSFPLVFNLSTALKRHLRLRECDCDVRSAIVVHALGRRVRPSRPKEQLFGDFKAAVWGVMQLQSHAVCASNSRNLSHVGFLAGCCCLRLPPSRVSSESASGYVEHKLFESRVPSHGFRAPRRALRVCAMDDDFGASFGDWGNDDRPVEYMYSSSEGDDSDGDLFLQPITDVDLPTSKERLLPSDDSITVTAHRLATLGNTRRRRKTVYGIWNNVGLMSFSTFLLLLVDQCAWRIVRLPLAPFYLMRPFLISAILVSCVGYICVPLFRMLNLRSRVRKGAPAQHSLKKGTPSMGGLYFVPIGLLVAEVVLKFSSVEVSAAAAVTIAFAAIGLLDDFLSISNKSDGLSGWIRILLEAATGMWFSYWLWTTDISTPYNMKTVVPLPGPLGLVCLGKFYPVLSSFCFVSMANGVNLTDGLDGLAAGTAALAFIGMSIVVLPICSDLSVFGASMAGACVGFLFQNQHKASIFMGDTGALALGGALAAMASCTGMFFPLFISSGIYVVEALSVIIQVSFFKATKYFLQRGFRIFRMAPFHHHLELCGVREPVVVGGAYFVACLLILCAAYVGLTSA; this comes from the exons atgcgtGGATCATTTCCGCTTGTGTTTAACCTGTCCACTGCGCTGAAGAGGCACCTGCGACTCCGCGAGTGCGACTGCGATGTGCGATCTGCAATCGTCGTTCACGCGCTCGGTAGGCGCGTCCGACCCTCTCGCCCTAAAGAGCAGCTCTTCGGAGATTTCAAAGCTGCG GTGTGGGGAGTCATGCAATTGCAATCTCATGCTGTATGCGCCTCAAACAGTAGGAATCTCAGTCATGTAGGGTTTCTCGCGGGTTGCTGTTGTCTGAGACTCCCGCCGTCGCGCGTGTCGTCTGAGAGCGCCTCCGGTTATGTCGAGCACAAG TTGTTTGAATCACGGGTTCCAAGTCATGGCTTTCGCGCGCCGCGTCGAGCTCTTCGAGTTTGCGCCATGGATGAT GATTTTGGTGCTTCATTTGGTGATTGGGGAAATGATGATAGACCTGTTGAATATATGTATTCATCAAGCGAAGGTGATGACAGCGACGGGGATCTTTTTTTGCAACCGATAACTGATGTTGATCTTCCCACCTCAAAAGAGCGGTTGCTGCCGTCTGATGACTCCATAACTGTGACTGCGCATAGGCTTGCAACGCTTGGCAACACGAGAAGGAGAAGAAA GACCGTTTAtggaatttggaacaatgttggACTTATGTCGTTCTCAACTTTCCTTCTTTTGCTTGTGGATCAGTGTGCGTGGCGGATTGTTAGATTGCCTCTCGCACCATTCTACTTGATGCGGCCTTTCCTGATATCTGCAATTTTAGTATCTTGTGTTGGCTATATCTGTGTCCCATTGTTCCGCATGTTGAACTTACGGTCCAGAGTTAGGAAAGGGGCACCTGCTCAACACTCTTTAAAGAAAGGAACCCCTTCAATGGGTGGATTGTATTTTGTACCGATTGGCCTACTTGTTGCTGAAGTTGTACTTAAATTTTCATCAGTTGAAGTttctgcagcagcagcagtaaCTATAGCATTCGCTGCAATTGGTCTATTAGATGATTTTTTGAGCATCAGCAATAAAAGTGATGGCTTATCTGGTTGGATTAGAATTTTGTTGGAG GCGGCTACTGGAATGTGGTTCTCCTATTGGTTGTGGACAACAGACATATCAACACCCTACAACAT GAAAACGGTTGTTCCTCTACCTGGACCTTTGGGCCTTgtttgccttgggaaattctATCCAGTCTTGAGTTCATTCTGTTTCGTTTCCATGGCAAATGGTGTTAATTTGACTGATGGACTTGATGGGCTGGCTGCGGGGACTGCTGCATTAGCATTCATTGGGATGTCAATTGTGGTTCTTCCTATATGTTCTG ATCTTTCAGTATTTGGAGCATCGATGGCTGGAGCATGTGTTGGTTTTCTTTTCCAAAACCAGCACAAGGCATCTATATTCATGGGCGACACAGGAGCTTTGGCTTTGGGTGGGGCTCTTGCTGCAATGGCTTCTTGCACTGGAATGTTCTTCCCGTTGTTCATTTCATCAGGGATATACGTTGTGGAAGCACTTTCAGTTATCATACAG GTATCCTTCTTCAAGGCGACCAAATATTTTCTGCAAAGGGGATTCAGAATTTTTCGAATGGCGCCCTTTCATCACCACCTCGAGTTATGTGGAGTTAGAGAGCCAGTAGTTGTTGGCGGCGCATATTTTGTTGCATGTCTGCTGATCTTATGTGCAGCGTACGTCGGCCTTACTTCAGCATGA
- the LOC130985252 gene encoding phospho-N-acetylmuramoyl-pentapeptide-transferase homolog isoform X3: MQLQSHAVCASNSRNLSHVGFLAGCCCLRLPPSRVSSESASGYVEHKLFESRVPSHGFRAPRRALRVCAMDDDFGASFGDWGNDDRPVEYMYSSSEGDDSDGDLFLQPITDVDLPTSKERLLPSDDSITVTAHRLATLGNTRRRRKTVYGIWNNVGLMSFSTFLLLLVDQCAWRIVRLPLAPFYLMRPFLISAILVSCVGYICVPLFRMLNLRSRVRKGAPAQHSLKKGTPSMGGLYFVPIGLLVAEVVLKFSSVEVSAAAAVTIAFAAIGLLDDFLSISNKSDGLSGWIRILLEAATGMWFSYWLWTTDISTPYNMKTVVPLPGPLGLVCLGKFYPVLSSFCFVSMANGVNLTDGLDGLAAGTAALAFIGMSIVVLPICSVVATCHPYQIFQYLEHRWLEHVLVFFSKTSTRHLYSWATQELWLWVGLLLQWLLALECSSRCSFHQGYTLWKHFQLSYRYPSSRRPNIFCKGDSEFFEWRPFITTSSYVELESQ; this comes from the exons ATGCAATTGCAATCTCATGCTGTATGCGCCTCAAACAGTAGGAATCTCAGTCATGTAGGGTTTCTCGCGGGTTGCTGTTGTCTGAGACTCCCGCCGTCGCGCGTGTCGTCTGAGAGCGCCTCCGGTTATGTCGAGCACAAG TTGTTTGAATCACGGGTTCCAAGTCATGGCTTTCGCGCGCCGCGTCGAGCTCTTCGAGTTTGCGCCATGGATGAT GATTTTGGTGCTTCATTTGGTGATTGGGGAAATGATGATAGACCTGTTGAATATATGTATTCATCAAGCGAAGGTGATGACAGCGACGGGGATCTTTTTTTGCAACCGATAACTGATGTTGATCTTCCCACCTCAAAAGAGCGGTTGCTGCCGTCTGATGACTCCATAACTGTGACTGCGCATAGGCTTGCAACGCTTGGCAACACGAGAAGGAGAAGAAA GACCGTTTAtggaatttggaacaatgttggACTTATGTCGTTCTCAACTTTCCTTCTTTTGCTTGTGGATCAGTGTGCGTGGCGGATTGTTAGATTGCCTCTCGCACCATTCTACTTGATGCGGCCTTTCCTGATATCTGCAATTTTAGTATCTTGTGTTGGCTATATCTGTGTCCCATTGTTCCGCATGTTGAACTTACGGTCCAGAGTTAGGAAAGGGGCACCTGCTCAACACTCTTTAAAGAAAGGAACCCCTTCAATGGGTGGATTGTATTTTGTACCGATTGGCCTACTTGTTGCTGAAGTTGTACTTAAATTTTCATCAGTTGAAGTttctgcagcagcagcagtaaCTATAGCATTCGCTGCAATTGGTCTATTAGATGATTTTTTGAGCATCAGCAATAAAAGTGATGGCTTATCTGGTTGGATTAGAATTTTGTTGGAG GCGGCTACTGGAATGTGGTTCTCCTATTGGTTGTGGACAACAGACATATCAACACCCTACAACAT GAAAACGGTTGTTCCTCTACCTGGACCTTTGGGCCTTgtttgccttgggaaattctATCCAGTCTTGAGTTCATTCTGTTTCGTTTCCATGGCAAATGGTGTTAATTTGACTGATGGACTTGATGGGCTGGCTGCGGGGACTGCTGCATTAGCATTCATTGGGATGTCAATTGTGGTTCTTCCTATATGTTCTG TGGTTGCCACTTGCCACCCATATCAGATCTTTCAGTATTTGGAGCATCGATGGCTGGAGCATGTGTTGGTTTTCTTTTCCAAAACCAGCACAAGGCATCTATATTCATGGGCGACACAGGAGCTTTGGCTTTGGGTGGGGCTCTTGCTGCAATGGCTTCTTGCACTGGAATGTTCTTCCCGTTGTTCATTTCATCAGGGATATACGTTGTGGAAGCACTTTCAGTTATCATACAG GTATCCTTCTTCAAGGCGACCAAATATTTTCTGCAAAGGGGATTCAGAATTTTTCGAATGGCGCCCTTTCATCACCACCTCGAGTTATGTGGAGTTAGAGAGCCAGTAG
- the LOC130985252 gene encoding phospho-N-acetylmuramoyl-pentapeptide-transferase homolog isoform X4, translating into MDDDFGASFGDWGNDDRPVEYMYSSSEGDDSDGDLFLQPITDVDLPTSKERLLPSDDSITVTAHRLATLGNTRRRRKTVYGIWNNVGLMSFSTFLLLLVDQCAWRIVRLPLAPFYLMRPFLISAILVSCVGYICVPLFRMLNLRSRVRKGAPAQHSLKKGTPSMGGLYFVPIGLLVAEVVLKFSSVEVSAAAAVTIAFAAIGLLDDFLSISNKSDGLSGWIRILLEAATGMWFSYWLWTTDISTPYNMKTVVPLPGPLGLVCLGKFYPVLSSFCFVSMANGVNLTDGLDGLAAGTAALAFIGMSIVVLPICSDLSVFGASMAGACVGFLFQNQHKASIFMGDTGALALGGALAAMASCTGMFFPLFISSGIYVVEALSVIIQVSFFKATKYFLQRGFRIFRMAPFHHHLELCGVREPVVVGGAYFVACLLILCAAYVGLTSA; encoded by the exons ATGGATGAT GATTTTGGTGCTTCATTTGGTGATTGGGGAAATGATGATAGACCTGTTGAATATATGTATTCATCAAGCGAAGGTGATGACAGCGACGGGGATCTTTTTTTGCAACCGATAACTGATGTTGATCTTCCCACCTCAAAAGAGCGGTTGCTGCCGTCTGATGACTCCATAACTGTGACTGCGCATAGGCTTGCAACGCTTGGCAACACGAGAAGGAGAAGAAA GACCGTTTAtggaatttggaacaatgttggACTTATGTCGTTCTCAACTTTCCTTCTTTTGCTTGTGGATCAGTGTGCGTGGCGGATTGTTAGATTGCCTCTCGCACCATTCTACTTGATGCGGCCTTTCCTGATATCTGCAATTTTAGTATCTTGTGTTGGCTATATCTGTGTCCCATTGTTCCGCATGTTGAACTTACGGTCCAGAGTTAGGAAAGGGGCACCTGCTCAACACTCTTTAAAGAAAGGAACCCCTTCAATGGGTGGATTGTATTTTGTACCGATTGGCCTACTTGTTGCTGAAGTTGTACTTAAATTTTCATCAGTTGAAGTttctgcagcagcagcagtaaCTATAGCATTCGCTGCAATTGGTCTATTAGATGATTTTTTGAGCATCAGCAATAAAAGTGATGGCTTATCTGGTTGGATTAGAATTTTGTTGGAG GCGGCTACTGGAATGTGGTTCTCCTATTGGTTGTGGACAACAGACATATCAACACCCTACAACAT GAAAACGGTTGTTCCTCTACCTGGACCTTTGGGCCTTgtttgccttgggaaattctATCCAGTCTTGAGTTCATTCTGTTTCGTTTCCATGGCAAATGGTGTTAATTTGACTGATGGACTTGATGGGCTGGCTGCGGGGACTGCTGCATTAGCATTCATTGGGATGTCAATTGTGGTTCTTCCTATATGTTCTG ATCTTTCAGTATTTGGAGCATCGATGGCTGGAGCATGTGTTGGTTTTCTTTTCCAAAACCAGCACAAGGCATCTATATTCATGGGCGACACAGGAGCTTTGGCTTTGGGTGGGGCTCTTGCTGCAATGGCTTCTTGCACTGGAATGTTCTTCCCGTTGTTCATTTCATCAGGGATATACGTTGTGGAAGCACTTTCAGTTATCATACAG GTATCCTTCTTCAAGGCGACCAAATATTTTCTGCAAAGGGGATTCAGAATTTTTCGAATGGCGCCCTTTCATCACCACCTCGAGTTATGTGGAGTTAGAGAGCCAGTAGTTGTTGGCGGCGCATATTTTGTTGCATGTCTGCTGATCTTATGTGCAGCGTACGTCGGCCTTACTTCAGCATGA
- the LOC130985321 gene encoding uncharacterized protein LOC130985321, whose translation MSCIQITACQLASSPSASPVPISQLSKASITLLRAKAKFPKLSLNSTTATSESEQAPNRSPWKIIENAVGNLKKEPSVEDLLRQQIQKQEYYDDGGTPGKPPGGGGGGGGGGGGDGGGFGEAEDGGFAEMWDEFSQVILATMGFIFLYIYIIEGEEITVLAKDLLRFLFKRQMSIRLKRLVEGWEDFFQSMKDKPAYDPYWLEREILSTTTMYDSPDKYAYIFKALDKIESTPDQLESPPEREAMSESGDDEQY comes from the exons ATGAGTTGCATTCAGATCACTGCCTGCCAATTAGCCTCTTCACCTTCTGCATCACCAGTGCCGATTTCTCAACTCAGTAAGGCATCTATAACCCTCTTGAGAGCAAAGGCAAAATTTCCCAAGCTCTCCCTGAACTCGACCACTGCCACATCTGAATCCGAGCAAGCTCCGAAT AGGTCTCCATGGAAAATCATTGAGAATGCTGTGGGTAATTTGAAAAAGGAGCCATCAGTTGAGGATTTACTGAGGCAGCAGATTCAGAAACAAGAATACTACGATGATGGAGGTACCCCTGGGAAACCTcctggcggtggtggtggtggtggtggtggtggtggtggtgatggtggtggcTTTGGTGAAGCTGAAGATGGCGGATTTGCAGAAATGTGGGACGAGTTCAGCCAAGTGATTCTAGCAACTATGGGCTTTATATTTCTG tacatttacatcatcgaaggGGAAGAGATTACTGTACTGGCAAAAGACTTGCTCCGTTTTCTCTTCAAACGACAAATGAGCATCCGTCTAAAGCGTCTAGTTGAAGGGTGGGAGGATTTCTTCCAGAGCATGAAAGACAAGCCAGCGTATGATCCGTATTGGCTGGAACGTGAGATTTTAAGTACCACAACAATGTACGACAGCCCTGACAAGTACGCATATATTTTCAAGGCTCTTGATAAAATCGAGTCAACGCCCGATCAACTTGAGTCGCCGCCTGAACGTGAGGCAATGTCCGAGTCAGGCGATGACGAGCAGTACTAG
- the LOC130985297 gene encoding uncharacterized protein LOC130985297: MAADEELGVSDRPCLHMISAFLALEPPGIVISFAREFGGGSLTESVQSCIWRRCISKADLKLQGPFLKRFLKKLIIEIELSGGIVLDELYEYYASCLVPLKDDGANVGNSKLLKTISFIFPNESRELEVRLRSSVNMLEGDTGCSVWPSSLFMSEFILSFPELFANKCCFEVGSGVGLVGICLSYVKASKVILTDGDLSTLANMKVNLELNHLTTGDHTSGSRLHDTKVQCICLPWESASEDDLHCFAPDVILGADVIYDPSCLPHLVRVLSALLKHERLCREKRPIAYIASVIRNIETFNYFLGLAERANLVVTDLTEMIKVSNFLPYLRSYDRPSIKMFRIHV; this comes from the exons ATGGCGGCGGACGAAGAGCTCGGCGTCTCCGACCGGCCGTGCCTTCACATGATCTCCGCCTTTCTGGCGTTGGAACCTCCCGGTATCGTAATCTCCTTCGCCAG AGAATTTGGCGGCGGTTCCCTCACCGAGAGTGTACAGAGTTGCATTTGGCGCCGATGCATCAGTAAAGCA GATTTGAAGTTGCAGGGGCCTTTCCTGAAGAGATTCCTGAAGAAATTAATCATAGAAATCGAATTGAGTGGGGGAATAGTGCTGGATGAACTGTATGAATACTATGCATCATGCTTGGTTCCTCTAAAG GATGATGGTGCCAATGTAGGGAACTCGAAACTATTGAAAACAATCTCTTTTATTTTTCCAAATG AGTCCAGGGAATTGGAGGTTCGACTTCGTTCTTCTGTTAACATGCTTGAAGGAGATACTGG GTGCTCTGTTTGGCCTTCAAGCCTTTTTATGTCAGAATTTATACTTTCTTTCCCTGAACTATTTGCAAATAAGTGTTGTTTTGAG GTTGGTTCAGGGGTTGGATTGGTCGGCATTTGTCTTTCTTATGTTAAAGCATCTAAG GTGATACTAACTGATGGTGACCTTTCTACTTTAGCAAATATGAAGGTTAACTTGGAACTAAACCACCTGACCACAGGAGATCACACATCAGGTTCTCGTTTACACGATACAAAG GTCCAATGTATTTGTTTGCCATGGGAATCTGCCTCAGAGGATGACCTCCATTGCTTCGCCCCCGACGTTAT TTTAGGTGCTGACGTTATATACGATCCATCGTGCCTTCCTCATCTTGTACGAGTCCTGTCAGCTCTTTTGAAACACGAGCGTTTGTGTCGTGAGAAGCGCCCCATTGCATACATCGCGTCTGTGATCCGTAACATCGAGACCTTCAACTATTTCCTTGGGCTGGCTGAAAGGGCGAATCTTGTAGTCACAGACCTCACTGAAATGATCAAAGTGTCAAATTTTCTTCCTTACTTGAGATCCTACGATCGACCTAGCATTAAGATGTTCAGAATTCATGTGTAA
- the LOC130985333 gene encoding 60S ribosomal protein L18a-2-like isoform X2 codes for MSEEGGGKNPGVSAAAAAQSSPPPPNYYYGTFQGVANYQPQPLPPDYSVVGIPQPAPPPAISGSLPRYYPQGYHTVTGHVVAHGRPFREERLPCCGVGLGWLLFITGFFLGAIPWYIGAFLLLCVRMDYREKPGLVACAIAFHQYQVVGRALPTETEEHPKIYRMKLWATNEVRAKSKFWYFLRKLKKVKKSNGQVLAINEIFEKNPTTIKNYGIWLRYQSRTGYHNMYKEYRDTTLNGGVEQMYTEMASRHRVRSHCIQIIKTATVPAKLCKRESTKQFHDSKIKFPLVYKKVRPPSRKLKTTYKATRPNLFM; via the exons ATGAGCGAAGAAGGCGGAGGAAAGAACCCAGGCGTctcggccgccgccgccgcccaatcttcgccgccgccgccgaattATTACTACGGCACTTTTCAAGGCGTGGCTAACTATCAGCCCCAGCCTCTGCCGCCCGATTATTCGGTGGTGGGTATCCCTCAGCCTGCGCCGCCTCCCGCCATCTCTGGCTCGCTGCCGCGTTACTATCCACAGGGATATCACACCGTTACCG GTCATGTTGTTGCTCATGGACGACCTTTTAGGGAGGAACGGCTCCCCTGTTGTGGTGTTGGACTTGGATGGCTCTT GTTCATTACTGGCTTCTTTCTCGGTGCAATCCCCTGGTACATAGGAGCTTTTCTACTGCTATGCGTTCGTATGGATTACAGGGAGAAGCCTGGGCTCGTTGCGTGTGCCATAGCT TTCCATCAGTACCAGGTggtggggagagctctgccgacGGAGACGGAGGAGCACCCGAAGATCTACCGCATGAAGCTCTGGGCCACAAATGAAGTCCGCGCTAAGTCCAAATTCTG GTATTTCTTGAGgaagctcaagaaggtgaaaaAGAGCAACGGGCAGGTTCTTGCTATCAATGAG ATTTTTGAGAAAAACCCTACAACCATCAAGAACTACGGGATCTGGTTGAGATACCAGAGCAGAACCGGGTACCACAACATGTACAAAGAGTACCGTGACACCACTCTGAACGGCGGTGTTGAGCAGATGTACACTGAGATGGCCTCCCGCCACAGGGTGCGCAGCCACTGCATCCAAATCATCAAGACGGCCACTGTCCCGGCCAAGCTTTGCAAGAGGGAGAGCACCAAGCAATTCCATGATTCCAAGATCAAGTTTCCCTTGGTGTACAAGAAGGTTAGACCACCATCTAGGAAGCTCAAGACCACATACAAAGCAACCAGGCCCAACTTGTTTATGTAA
- the LOC130985333 gene encoding 60S ribosomal protein L18a-like isoform X1: MVTYRFHQYQVVGRALPTETEEHPKIYRMKLWATNEVRAKSKFWYFLRKLKKVKKSNGQVLAINEIFEKNPTTIKNYGIWLRYQSRTGYHNMYKEYRDTTLNGGVEQMYTEMASRHRVRSHCIQIIKTATVPAKLCKRESTKQFHDSKIKFPLVYKKVRPPSRKLKTTYKATRPNLFM; the protein is encoded by the exons ATGGTGACATACAGG TTCCATCAGTACCAGGTggtggggagagctctgccgacGGAGACGGAGGAGCACCCGAAGATCTACCGCATGAAGCTCTGGGCCACAAATGAAGTCCGCGCTAAGTCCAAATTCTG GTATTTCTTGAGgaagctcaagaaggtgaaaaAGAGCAACGGGCAGGTTCTTGCTATCAATGAG ATTTTTGAGAAAAACCCTACAACCATCAAGAACTACGGGATCTGGTTGAGATACCAGAGCAGAACCGGGTACCACAACATGTACAAAGAGTACCGTGACACCACTCTGAACGGCGGTGTTGAGCAGATGTACACTGAGATGGCCTCCCGCCACAGGGTGCGCAGCCACTGCATCCAAATCATCAAGACGGCCACTGTCCCGGCCAAGCTTTGCAAGAGGGAGAGCACCAAGCAATTCCATGATTCCAAGATCAAGTTTCCCTTGGTGTACAAGAAGGTTAGACCACCATCTAGGAAGCTCAAGACCACATACAAAGCAACCAGGCCCAACTTGTTTATGTAA
- the LOC130985316 gene encoding uncharacterized protein At4g18257-like: MAKEEPKAETKKRVVESLGWLTESSIMPRKHRAIEGVGASSILELKAQLYRSQEESKRNPKDTVRPTDQNYAQHLEVHRAKKKISANDTFSNKNSGVDARAFKDKLELKAVQDGSASYAALEKKAEIYNKLVRGELSDEEDQEKYCVDFFRKGLEQDPSQMYQESDTSTPQAQMSRENVDDGDDGDDFLSNGTKAAGLGRTSAAVDRSQHKHFVMEVHEEANQAREKVSELKMRRQEQLAAKREKLKQAYLRKQLEKLKASKAEQT, translated from the exons ATGGCCAAGGAAGAACCAAAGGCAGAGACGAAGAAGAGGGTGGTGGAGTCGTTGGGATGGCTGACGGAATCATCAATCATGCCGCGCAAGCATCGCGCCATCGAAGGAGTTGGTGCCTCCTCCATCCTCGAGCTCAAAGCCCAACTCTACAGGTCGCAGGAGGAGTCTAAGCGCAATCCCAAAGATACAGTGCGCCCTACCGACCAAAATTACGCTCAACATCTGGAGGTCCATCGCGCCAAGAAAAAGATTTCCGCAAACGATACTTTCTCCAATAAGAACTCCGGCGTCGACGCCCGTGCCTTCAA GGATAAGCTTGAGCTGAAGGCTGTTCAGGATGGATCAGCAAGCTACGCTGCATTGGAGAAGAAGGCCGAAATATATAATAAGCTGGTGAGGGGGGAACTCTCTGATGAAGAAGATCAAGAGAAGTACTGTGTTGATTTCTTTAGAAAGGGTCTGGAGCAGGATCCATCCCAGATGTATCAAGAGAGTGATACTTCTACACCACAAGCCCAGATGTCTCGAGAGAATGTAGACGATGGTGATGACGGTGATGATTTCTTGTCGAATGGTACAAAAGCTGCAGGGCTTGGGCGGACATCTGCTGCTGTGGACAGGAGCCAGCATAAGCATTTCGTAAT GGAAGTTCATGAGGAAGCAAATCAAGCAAGGGAAAAAGTGTCTGAACTAAAAATGCGCAGACAAGAGCAGCTTGCTgcaaaaagagaaaaattaaaGCAGGCCTACCTCCGAAAGCAacttgagaagttgaaagcatCTAAAGCAGAGCAAACCTGA